In Musa acuminata AAA Group cultivar baxijiao chromosome BXJ2-8, Cavendish_Baxijiao_AAA, whole genome shotgun sequence, one genomic interval encodes:
- the LOC135618359 gene encoding probable glycosyltransferase At5g20260 yields MEKRFKVWIYKEGEPPIVHDGPGASIYAIEGHFMSEMEGKTSPFVARHPAEAHAFFLPFSVVNIVHFFYRPKANGYWEHMKRLIADYIDVIADKHPYWKRSLGAVHFMVSCHGWVNLHMSKSMVSVMRFSYQYHKLPLICADTIQAPPLSHANPELYQNSIRVICNANTSKGFKLGKDVTLPEVHLSDGLLSQPPRDQLHTERTTLAFFAGGSHGYIRQMLLHHWKGKDTEVVVHEYLPKGTSYGELMRKSKFCLCPSGYEVASPRIVESIFMGCVPVIISVDYPLPFSDVLDWSKFSVQIPVKKIPEIKTTLQGISERQYKVLRRRVLLVQRHFGLHRPANRCDLIHMVLHSIWLRTLNVRLSY; encoded by the coding sequence ATGGAGAAGAGATTCAAGGTGTGGATATACAAGGAAGGAGAACCGCCCATCGTCCACGACGGGCCGGGCGCAAGCATCTACGCCATCGAAGGCCACTTCATGAGCGAGATGGAGGGCAAGACGAGCCCCTTTGTAGCGCGTCATCCTGCAGAAGCAcacgccttcttcctccccttcagtGTAGTCAACATCGTGCATTTCTTCTACAGACCCAAAGCCAACGGTTACTGGGAACACATGAAACGACTGATAGCCGATTACATAGACGTCATTGCAGACAAGCATCCGTACTGGAAGCGAAGCCTCGGTGCAGTCCATTTCATGGTGTCTTGTCATGGCTGGGTAAACCTTCACATGAGCAAATCGATGGTCAGTGTAATGCGGTTCTCGTATCAGTATCACAAACTCCCATTAATCTGTGCTGATACCATTCAGGCTCCGCCGCTATCGCATGCGAACCCTGAGCTCTATCAGAACTCCATCCGGGTGATCTGCAACGCCAACACGTCCAAGGGATTCAAGCTTGGAAAGGACGTGACGCTGCCGGAAGTGCATCTCTCGGACGGACTGCTCTCGCAGCCACCTCGAGACCAGCTCCACACTGAAAGGACGACTCTCGCGTTCTTCGCCGGTGGCTCGCATGGCTACATCAGGCAGATGCTACTCCACCATTGGAAAGGGAAAGACACGGAGGTGGTGGTCCATGAGTATCTTCCCAAGGGAACGAGCTACGGTGAGTTGATGAGGAAGAGCAAGTTCTGCTTGTGCCCGAGCGGGTACGAGGTGGCGAGCCCCAGGATCGTGGAGTCAATATTCATGGGATGCGTCCCGGTGATCATCTCCGTGGACTATCCGCTTCCCTTCTCCGATGTGCTGGATTGGAGCAAGTTCTCTGTTCAGATACCGGTGAAGAAGATACCCGAGATCAAGACGACACTTCAAGGGATCTCGGAGAGACAGTACAAGGTGTTGCGGCGGAGGGTGCTGCTGGTGCAAAGGCATTTTGGGCTGCATCGGCCGGCCAATAGATGCGATCTGATCCATATGGTGCTTCATTCAATATGGCTGAGAACACTAAACGTGAGGCTTTCTTATTGA